One Salvia splendens isolate huo1 chromosome 12, SspV2, whole genome shotgun sequence genomic window carries:
- the LOC121757067 gene encoding serine carboxypeptidase-like 18 isoform X2, with the protein MLALQIAKGNEAGLEPIMSLKGYIVGNPVTYEDHDSNEQIPYAHRMALISDKQFERARISCNGQYANPDPNNIECLFALYIINQCTKFVNQVQILDLICKEIPTLPEGGSRRFVPSLVDDRIGFLSLSSQNEPPCHCHIYVTSYVWANDETVREALHIREGMVPYWTRCNVSVTYEKDIESVVEYHQNLSDRGFQALVYSGDHDMSVPYIATLKWIRKLNVSVNEEWRAWTVDGQVAGYTELYKSKIKEAYLMFATIKGAGHTAPEYKPRECLEMLRRWLSLFPL; encoded by the exons ATGCTTGCTCTTCAAATAGCGAAAG GAAATGAAGCTGGACTTGAGCCAATAATGTCACTCAAA GGCTACATTGTTGGAAATCCAGTGACATATGAAGATCATGATTCGAATGAACAGATACCTTATGCTCACAGAATGGCACTCATTTCAGACAAACAATTTGAG CGAGCAAGAATCAGCTGCAACGGACAGTATGCGAATCCAGATCCAAATAATATCGAATGTTTATTTGCTCTTTATATTATTAATCAG TGCACCAAGTTTGTCAATCAGGTTCAAATTCTGGACCTAATTTGCAAAGAAATCCCAACACTACCAGAAGGTGGTTCTAGAAGGTTCGTACCGTCTCTAGTAGATGATCGAATCGgcttcctctccctctccagCCAAAATGAACCACCATGCCAT TGTCACATATATGTGACCTCCTACGTGTGGGCTAACGATGAAACTGTGAGAGAAGCTCTACACATCAGAGAG GGTATGGTTCCTTATTGGACGAGATGTAACGTGAGTGTGACCTACGAAAAAGACATAGAAAGCGTTGTCGAGTATCATCAAAATCTGAGTGATAGAGGCTTCCAAGCCTTGGTGTATAG CGGTGATCATGACATGAGTGTACCTTACATTGCCACGTTGAAATGGATACGCAAACTGAATGTGTCCGTGAATGAGGAGTGGAGGGCGTGGACCGTCGATGGTCAAGTTGCAGG ATACACAGAGCTATACAAGAGTAAGATCAAGGAAGCTTACCTCATGTTTGCTACAATCAAG GGGGCAGGGCATACAGCACCAGAATACAAGCCAAGAGAGTGTTTGGAAATGTTAAGAAGATGGTTATCTCTCTTCCCACTCTAA
- the LOC121757069 gene encoding dentin sialophosphoprotein-like, whose product MDSKSEIHDETSEEDETAEELEEEKHDEDDPEDKKVDERDDDEEGGRDDEREEHEQEKSDAEVDREHGLVDGGEREDGEENETQETDFEGHAQTENETTVDDTDRDTKDRSAHEAHEEHYKADDASSAVTENENEKVENSKENKSEETYKSENMKDSEVDGSEAAGDVHQPNVTATSVKDDTLHDPENGSTPNNAITEGYTDHLISNSTTTDVTIENSTLPLDNATESKSELGTERTSVEGSDSKTVDPEEANKSTLNVDNTRLDSNSTGSTDTNEAESLPEDFLNNSIDSSVSYDSRLEASHVEEDNTTEEKTEFDGEISDTSDGTDESSDSTPTDNAEEEVQEDAIDISDTSDSLEEKDTRVDLDTLPEIQTEASNSKDVAAE is encoded by the coding sequence ATGGACTCTAAGAGTGAGATTCATGATGAAACATCAGAAGAAGATGAAACTGCTGAAGAATTAGAGGAAGAGAAGCATGATGAAGATGATCCAGAAGACAAGAAGGTCGATGAGAGGGATGACGACGAGGAAGGAGGTAGAGATGATGAAAGAGAAGAGCACGAACAAGAGAAATCTGATGCCGAAGTTGATAGGGAACATGGTTTGGTGGATGGTGGGGAGAGGGAAGATGGTGAGGAGAATGAAACTCAAGAAACAGATTTTGAAGGTCATGCCCAAACAGAGAATGAAACGACTGTTGACGATACTGACCGTGATACGAAAGATAGGAGTGCCCACGAAGCACATGAGGAACATTACAAGGCAGATGACGCTTCTAGTGCTGTAACTGAAAATGAGAACGAAAAAGTGGAGAACTCGAaagagaataagagtgaagaaACTTATAAAAGTGAGAACATGAAAGACTCGGAGGTGGATGGCAGTGAGGCAGCTGGAGATGTCCATCAACCAAACGTCACAGCCACTTCAGTCAAGGATGATACGTTACACGACCCTGAGAATGGCTCTACTCCTAATAATGCAATAACAGAAGGATACACTGATCATTTGATTAGTAATAGCACAACTACTGATGTTACGATAGAGAACTCGACGTTGCCCTTAGATAATGCAACAGAGAGCAAGTCTGAGTTAGGCACCGAGCGTACATCTGTAGAAGGATCTGACTCTAAAACTGTTGATCCTGAGGAGGCCAATAAGTCTACCTTAAATGTAGACAATACTCGTTTGGACTCTAATTCAACAGGTTCTACTGATACAAACGAGGCAGAATCACTTCCCGAGGATTTCTTGAATAATAGTATAGACTCTTCTGTATCATACGATTCAAGGTTAGAGGCTTCACATGTAGAAGAGGACAACACTACAGAAGAGAAAACTGAATTTGATGGTGAGATATCAGATACAAGTGATGGCACAGATGAAAGCTCGGATTCTACACCAACTGATAACGCTGAAGAAGAAGTTCAAGAGGATGCTATTGATATATCTGATACTTCCGATTCCTTGGAGGAGAAAGATACTCGAGTGGATCTCGACACACTCCCTGAGATACAAACAGAGGCGAGCAATAGCAAAGATGTTGCTGCAGAGTGA
- the LOC121757067 gene encoding serine carboxypeptidase-like 18 isoform X1, with protein sequence MWLAMKPFLHFLVLLFIGFKSAASQSIVETLPGYDGALPFKLETGYIGVGENDEVQLFYYFIESENDPARDPLLLWLIGGPGCSALSAFFYEIGPLAFDFENFDGSLPSLVLNPYSWTKVASIIFLDYPVGAGFSYSNTARGYSSSDTNSTQHNYTFLCKWLLAHPEFIKNRLYVSGDSYGGKIVPMLALQIAKGNEAGLEPIMSLKGYIVGNPVTYEDHDSNEQIPYAHRMALISDKQFERARISCNGQYANPDPNNIECLFALYIINQCTKFVNQVQILDLICKEIPTLPEGGSRRFVPSLVDDRIGFLSLSSQNEPPCHCHIYVTSYVWANDETVREALHIREGMVPYWTRCNVSVTYEKDIESVVEYHQNLSDRGFQALVYSGDHDMSVPYIATLKWIRKLNVSVNEEWRAWTVDGQVAGYTELYKSKIKEAYLMFATIKGAGHTAPEYKPRECLEMLRRWLSLFPL encoded by the exons ATGTGGCTTGCCATGAAGCCATTCTTGCATTTCCTTGTTTTACTTTTTATCGGATTCAAGTCTGCTGCTTCACAGTCTATCGTGGAGACCCTTCCCGGCTACGACGGAGCTCTGCCTTTCAAACTCGAAACAGG ATATATTGGTGTGGGAGAGAATGATGAAGTCCAGctattttattacttcatcgAGTCCGAAAACGACCCAGCTAGAGACCCTTTGCTCCTCTGGCTCATCGGCGGCCCCGGTTGCTCTGCCCTTTCCGCCTTCTTTTATGAAATCg GTCCACTGGCCTTTGATTTTGAGAACTTTGATGGAAGCTTACCTTCTCTTGTGTTGAACCCATATTCTTGGACTAAG GTTGCCAGCATTATATTCCTAGATTACCCTGTTGGAGCTGGATTCTCATATTCCAACACTGCAAGAGGCTACTCTTCCTCCGACACTAATTCAACCCAACATAATTACACATTTCTATGCAAG TGGTTGTTAGCTCATCCCGAGTTTATCAAGAATCGTCTCTATGTTTCGGGTGACTCTTATGGTGGCAAGATTGTTCCCATGCTTGCTCTTCAAATAGCGAAAG GAAATGAAGCTGGACTTGAGCCAATAATGTCACTCAAA GGCTACATTGTTGGAAATCCAGTGACATATGAAGATCATGATTCGAATGAACAGATACCTTATGCTCACAGAATGGCACTCATTTCAGACAAACAATTTGAG CGAGCAAGAATCAGCTGCAACGGACAGTATGCGAATCCAGATCCAAATAATATCGAATGTTTATTTGCTCTTTATATTATTAATCAG TGCACCAAGTTTGTCAATCAGGTTCAAATTCTGGACCTAATTTGCAAAGAAATCCCAACACTACCAGAAGGTGGTTCTAGAAGGTTCGTACCGTCTCTAGTAGATGATCGAATCGgcttcctctccctctccagCCAAAATGAACCACCATGCCAT TGTCACATATATGTGACCTCCTACGTGTGGGCTAACGATGAAACTGTGAGAGAAGCTCTACACATCAGAGAG GGTATGGTTCCTTATTGGACGAGATGTAACGTGAGTGTGACCTACGAAAAAGACATAGAAAGCGTTGTCGAGTATCATCAAAATCTGAGTGATAGAGGCTTCCAAGCCTTGGTGTATAG CGGTGATCATGACATGAGTGTACCTTACATTGCCACGTTGAAATGGATACGCAAACTGAATGTGTCCGTGAATGAGGAGTGGAGGGCGTGGACCGTCGATGGTCAAGTTGCAGG ATACACAGAGCTATACAAGAGTAAGATCAAGGAAGCTTACCTCATGTTTGCTACAATCAAG GGGGCAGGGCATACAGCACCAGAATACAAGCCAAGAGAGTGTTTGGAAATGTTAAGAAGATGGTTATCTCTCTTCCCACTCTAA